A region of Roseobacter litoralis Och 149 DNA encodes the following proteins:
- a CDS encoding sugar phosphate isomerase/epimerase family protein has protein sequence MKTIKGPGLFLGQFAGDEAPFNSLPAISKWCADSGFEAIQLPMWDQRFIDVQKAADSKDYADELVGIAKENGVVICDTASHIQGQLCAVHPAYDTWMDGLCPPEVRGNRKARQEWAVGQLKACAHASKNMGLTEHATFSGALAWPFWYPFPQRDGALIDEAFSELARIWTPILDVYEECGVDLCFEIHPTEDLFDGITFEMFLEKTGNHNRCHINYDASHFVKQGLDYVQFIDFYHERIKMFHVKDSEFNPTGKQGFLSGYQPWLKRAARDRSLGDGQTDFGAIFSKLTEYDFDGWAVYEWEDCIEHPEDAAPKGAQFIRNQIRRVTDKTFDDFAGGKGDTSGVRAILGLE, from the coding sequence GTGAAAACAATCAAAGGACCGGGTCTGTTTCTGGGGCAATTTGCAGGGGATGAGGCGCCATTCAATAGCCTGCCTGCGATTTCGAAGTGGTGTGCCGATTCGGGGTTTGAAGCGATTCAGCTGCCGATGTGGGACCAGCGTTTCATTGACGTGCAGAAAGCTGCGGACTCCAAGGATTATGCGGACGAGCTTGTCGGCATCGCCAAGGAGAATGGCGTCGTCATTTGCGACACGGCCAGCCACATTCAGGGTCAGCTTTGCGCTGTACACCCGGCTTATGACACTTGGATGGACGGTTTGTGTCCGCCCGAAGTGCGCGGCAATCGCAAAGCGCGGCAGGAATGGGCCGTGGGCCAGCTAAAGGCTTGCGCACATGCCTCCAAAAACATGGGGCTGACGGAACACGCGACATTCTCCGGCGCGCTGGCCTGGCCGTTCTGGTATCCCTTTCCGCAGCGTGATGGTGCCCTGATCGACGAGGCATTCAGCGAACTGGCCCGAATCTGGACACCCATTCTGGATGTGTATGAAGAATGCGGCGTCGACTTGTGTTTCGAGATTCACCCGACAGAAGATCTGTTCGACGGTATCACCTTTGAGATGTTTCTGGAAAAGACCGGCAACCACAACCGCTGCCACATCAACTATGACGCCAGCCATTTCGTGAAACAGGGCCTCGACTATGTCCAGTTCATCGATTTCTACCATGAGCGGATCAAGATGTTCCACGTCAAGGATTCCGAATTCAATCCGACCGGCAAACAGGGCTTCCTGTCAGGCTATCAACCCTGGCTGAAACGTGCAGCGCGCGACCGCAGCCTTGGGGACGGCCAGACCGATTTCGGAGCTATCTTCTCGAAACTAACCGAATATGACTTCGACGGCTGGGCGGTCTACGAATGGGAAGACTGCATCGAACATCCAGAGGATGCGGCCCCCAAAGGTGCTCAGTTCATCCGCAATCAAATCCGCCGGGTGACCGATAAAACCTTCGACGATTTTGCCGGTGGCAAGGGCGACACCTCCGGGGTGCGCGCCATCCTCGGGTTGGAGTAA
- a CDS encoding LacI family DNA-binding transcriptional regulator — translation MTSPSGKASIKDVARAAGVSIASVSRAMNAGTGGVSAATRAKVEKAAAELNYSPSWVGQALRGQTNDTYAMIISSIQNNFFSAVAWEIERRLNDQGAAMLLFNSNEDPALQDRCLREVTSRQVAGVFLLCAVDSPGLTVLAKHTSVLFINRRVDSMPDIPFVGIDDRSAATEVARAVLREKPDRIGLIHGPQRSATSRVRLEGFLSAFAAGGRPMQPADMVEAELSMESGYDAARRLFNEGNFDALVCGNDQIAYGAYRRCREIGLTIPGDAAIYGFDDNPLNQWLAPWLNTVSVPHIRFAEEAVQGMAMLIDGKRPQDAILPYDLLLRR, via the coding sequence ATGACCTCTCCCAGCGGCAAGGCTTCGATCAAGGATGTGGCGCGCGCGGCCGGGGTGTCCATCGCCAGTGTCAGCCGTGCCATGAATGCAGGAACGGGCGGTGTCTCGGCGGCTACCCGCGCCAAGGTCGAAAAAGCGGCGGCTGAGCTGAACTACAGCCCCTCATGGGTCGGACAGGCATTGCGTGGGCAGACCAATGATACCTATGCGATGATCATATCCTCGATCCAGAACAACTTCTTTTCCGCAGTCGCCTGGGAGATCGAACGCAGGTTGAATGATCAGGGCGCCGCGATGCTGCTGTTCAATTCGAACGAAGATCCGGCGCTGCAAGACAGGTGCCTGCGCGAAGTGACCTCGAGGCAAGTTGCAGGGGTCTTTCTGCTATGTGCGGTCGATAGTCCCGGATTGACGGTGTTGGCCAAACATACATCTGTTTTGTTCATCAACCGGCGTGTCGACTCCATGCCTGATATTCCCTTTGTCGGCATCGATGATCGATCCGCAGCCACCGAAGTGGCGCGCGCCGTGCTGCGTGAAAAGCCCGACCGCATCGGTTTGATCCATGGCCCGCAACGTTCAGCCACCAGCAGGGTTCGACTGGAAGGTTTCCTGTCAGCTTTCGCCGCTGGTGGGCGTCCGATGCAGCCCGCTGATATGGTTGAAGCAGAGCTGTCGATGGAATCCGGATATGACGCCGCACGCCGCTTGTTCAATGAGGGCAACTTCGATGCGCTCGTTTGTGGCAATGATCAGATAGCCTACGGTGCCTACCGCCGTTGTCGTGAGATAGGGCTGACCATACCGGGTGATGCTGCGATATATGGTTTTGACGATAATCCGTTGAACCAATGGCTGGCACCGTGGCTCAACACGGTCAGCGTACCTCATATTCGTTTCGCAGAAGAGGCCGTTCAGGGCATGGCGATGCTGATCGATGGAAAGCGGCCCCAAGACGCAATCCTTCCCTATGATCTTCTTCTGCGGCGCTAG
- a CDS encoding ABC transporter substrate-binding protein, with product MKNTMTRRSLMRGAATMTALGAIGLNPRFLRPAHASSLASGMTGGPTGFPGAERFQYDESMSEGRAIEAMKKMVADGTAPAKITMLLTDGAIGQITQPFPSGPSVKEVWEAETGVEIEIIGAPAGDIWKRVLQDVTTQSGAFDIYTHPWNSLGDLVESGGAMNLNEFVAKHQPDWADEERGTPTAQTAELLYKYGGDYYGASLDGDFQTWVYNANYFEEHGADYEAANGRALAPPTTWEESDNISAFFTGRTGLGGTPIYGNGNDMAPFWGLPRFYARFAAQAVPNMYWFDEDGRPNLDTDQAIKAATEYVATREWAHPDALSWTYAEGYSGIGSGQTPHLTTYTNVTKFVDRMNADGTPASPAAGMLSAHAPPGVQHDDGLVRRSVIYYNITGTVSSRSANPEAAYLFLQWLSSTRTYSWMAGNPAGYFDPFQKANFSEPFVEETYHPYMMDAIRETIARSAPTINFAGQTALDTALDEELQAALTGQKSPEDAMKSAQRKWERTIRRKGEDKMIPVIQASRAAWPTIVE from the coding sequence ATGAAAAACACTATGACACGACGCAGCTTAATGCGCGGTGCTGCCACCATGACAGCGCTCGGTGCGATTGGCCTCAATCCACGCTTTCTGCGCCCGGCACATGCATCCAGTTTAGCCTCCGGCATGACTGGTGGGCCCACCGGCTTTCCCGGTGCGGAGCGGTTTCAATATGACGAATCCATGTCTGAAGGCCGAGCCATTGAGGCGATGAAGAAAATGGTCGCTGACGGTACGGCACCGGCCAAGATCACCATGCTTCTGACCGACGGTGCCATCGGTCAAATCACGCAGCCTTTCCCCTCTGGCCCTTCGGTCAAGGAGGTTTGGGAAGCCGAAACAGGCGTTGAGATCGAGATCATAGGCGCGCCCGCAGGTGACATCTGGAAGCGCGTGTTGCAGGACGTGACGACGCAATCGGGTGCCTTTGATATCTACACCCACCCTTGGAACAGCCTTGGCGATCTGGTGGAATCCGGCGGGGCGATGAACCTCAACGAGTTCGTCGCCAAACATCAGCCTGACTGGGCCGATGAGGAACGCGGCACGCCCACGGCACAAACGGCGGAGCTGCTGTATAAATACGGTGGTGATTATTACGGCGCTTCGCTGGATGGCGATTTCCAGACTTGGGTCTACAACGCGAATTATTTCGAAGAGCACGGTGCCGATTACGAGGCCGCCAATGGTCGCGCCCTCGCCCCACCCACCACATGGGAAGAAAGCGACAACATCAGCGCGTTTTTCACGGGGCGGACCGGTCTGGGCGGCACGCCGATTTACGGCAATGGCAACGATATGGCTCCGTTCTGGGGTCTGCCCCGGTTCTATGCGCGCTTCGCAGCACAGGCCGTGCCCAATATGTATTGGTTCGACGAAGACGGTCGCCCCAACCTCGATACCGATCAGGCAATCAAGGCGGCGACCGAATATGTCGCCACGCGAGAGTGGGCGCATCCGGATGCGCTGTCCTGGACCTATGCCGAAGGGTATTCCGGTATCGGGTCCGGCCAGACACCGCATCTGACCACCTACACCAACGTGACCAAATTCGTGGACCGGATGAACGCGGACGGCACCCCTGCAAGCCCTGCGGCGGGTATGTTGTCGGCCCATGCCCCGCCGGGTGTGCAGCATGACGACGGCCTCGTGCGCCGGTCGGTGATCTATTACAACATCACCGGTACCGTCAGCTCGCGCAGCGCCAACCCGGAGGCCGCATACCTTTTCCTGCAGTGGCTCAGTTCCACGCGGACCTATTCATGGATGGCGGGCAACCCCGCCGGGTATTTCGATCCCTTCCAGAAGGCAAACTTCTCGGAACCCTTCGTGGAGGAAACCTATCACCCCTATATGATGGACGCGATCCGCGAGACGATTGCACGCTCCGCGCCGACGATCAACTTTGCTGGACAGACAGCCTTGGATACCGCGCTGGACGAAGAGTTGCAGGCCGCCCTCACCGGGCAAAAATCACCCGAGGATGCCATGAAATCGGCGCAGCGCAAATGGGAGCGGACGATCCGGCGCAAGGGCGAGGACAAGATGATCCCGGTCATTCAGGCGAGCCGGGCCGCCTGGCCGACCATCGTCGAATAA
- a CDS encoding carbohydrate ABC transporter permease, producing MTGLFLRTLAVALFAAIAFLPISWMATMAFKPAAEWTSAAGGLTFLPKDPTWDNFRYVFTGQSPDQPVGLDRTVWGPLFASLLTSVVGTLIAVVCGTAAAYAVSREKIAQSIGLSLLQLRIFPPLAVMIPVMIMWAFLGMIDTWWGLSLIYGIVTLPFSYWLMKAYFDELPREIEEAAIVEGCTPFEAFRQIVLPIVASAVASTALFIFILNWSDYLIALLLTRKEWTTIPVYMNSLATAASGQLYGAKAALGLIAAIPPIVLGISIQRFLVRGLTFGALKQ from the coding sequence ATGACCGGACTTTTCCTGCGCACCCTCGCGGTCGCCCTTTTCGCCGCAATCGCGTTTTTGCCGATCTCATGGATGGCAACGATGGCGTTCAAACCGGCGGCTGAGTGGACCTCTGCGGCCGGGGGCCTGACCTTTCTGCCCAAGGATCCCACGTGGGACAATTTCCGCTATGTGTTCACAGGGCAAAGCCCGGATCAACCGGTCGGTCTGGACCGCACAGTCTGGGGGCCGCTCTTTGCTTCGCTGCTGACCTCGGTGGTCGGCACGCTGATCGCGGTGGTGTGCGGTACGGCTGCCGCCTACGCCGTCAGCCGTGAGAAAATCGCGCAGAGCATCGGTTTGTCACTTTTGCAGCTACGCATCTTTCCGCCCCTCGCCGTGATGATCCCGGTGATGATCATGTGGGCTTTTCTGGGCATGATTGATACGTGGTGGGGGCTGTCGCTGATTTATGGCATCGTGACGCTGCCGTTTTCCTACTGGTTGATGAAGGCCTATTTCGACGAGCTGCCCCGCGAGATAGAGGAGGCCGCCATCGTCGAGGGCTGCACCCCCTTTGAGGCATTCCGCCAGATCGTGCTGCCCATCGTGGCCTCTGCCGTAGCGTCCACAGCGCTGTTCATCTTTATCCTGAACTGGTCGGATTACCTGATCGCGCTGCTGCTGACACGCAAGGAATGGACGACCATTCCCGTCTATATGAACTCTCTCGCGACAGCCGCCTCGGGGCAGCTTTACGGGGCCAAGGCCGCTCTTGGCCTGATCGCTGCCATACCACCCATCGTGTTGGGTATTTCGATCCAGCGGTTTCTGGTGCGCGGCCTGACTTTCGGAGCACTCAAGCAATGA
- a CDS encoding ABC transporter ATP-binding protein, giving the protein MASVTLEGTTKRFGSFTAVQSMNLAIRDAEFVAILGPSGCGKSTTMNMIAGIEAPNEGSIHFDGRDVTQVPMDRRGVGFVFQNYALFTHMSVRGNLAFGLEVQGVPRAETDRRVGEMAEFMALSHRLDAPSASLSVNEMQKLAIGRSAIVEPSIFLLDEPLSNLDAAFREKMRSDLRSLQRSLKQTMVYVTHDQIEAMGLADRIAVMDNATLQQFASPAEIYARPHNTFVAGFIGAPSMNLIPLKMSEGAATTPSGPLQLDARLQAQANAHRGSELLLGVRPEDMTLSDTGISARTILVETVGRRRIGHFDLGTTRVLGTWERSTPLAAGDLVSLMPDLAKSHLFDPKTGLRLTHGESS; this is encoded by the coding sequence ATGGCCAGCGTTACACTGGAGGGAACGACCAAAAGGTTTGGCAGTTTCACCGCCGTTCAAAGCATGAACCTTGCGATCAGGGATGCGGAATTTGTGGCTATCTTAGGTCCCTCAGGTTGCGGTAAGTCCACAACCATGAACATGATTGCCGGCATTGAGGCCCCGAACGAGGGCAGCATCCATTTCGATGGGCGTGACGTGACGCAGGTGCCGATGGACAGGCGCGGCGTGGGTTTTGTCTTTCAGAACTATGCGCTGTTCACGCATATGTCCGTGCGTGGCAATCTGGCTTTTGGGCTGGAGGTGCAGGGCGTCCCCCGTGCAGAAACTGATCGCCGCGTCGGTGAGATGGCGGAGTTCATGGCCTTGTCGCATCGCCTTGATGCGCCCTCTGCCTCTTTGTCGGTGAACGAGATGCAGAAGCTTGCGATTGGACGCTCCGCCATTGTGGAGCCGTCGATCTTTTTGCTCGATGAACCGCTGTCGAACCTTGATGCGGCCTTTCGCGAAAAGATGCGCTCGGATTTACGGTCACTGCAACGCAGCCTGAAACAGACAATGGTCTACGTGACCCATGATCAGATCGAGGCGATGGGTCTGGCCGATCGCATTGCCGTGATGGACAACGCGACCCTTCAGCAATTCGCCTCACCCGCCGAAATCTATGCACGTCCTCACAACACTTTCGTTGCGGGCTTCATCGGCGCGCCGTCGATGAACCTGATCCCGCTGAAAATGTCCGAAGGGGCGGCCACCACGCCCTCCGGCCCGCTGCAACTTGATGCGCGACTGCAGGCACAGGCGAACGCTCACCGCGGGTCAGAATTGTTACTTGGTGTCAGGCCCGAAGACATGACGTTGAGCGACACGGGCATCTCTGCGCGCACCATTCTGGTTGAAACTGTGGGCCGTCGCCGGATCGGTCATTTTGATCTGGGCACGACGCGCGTGCTTGGCACCTGGGAGCGCAGCACGCCACTGGCTGCAGGTGATCTTGTTTCGTTGATGCCGGATCTGGCGAAATCGCATCTGTTCGATCCAAAAACCGGTTTGCGCCTGACCCATGGGGAGAGTTCCTGA
- a CDS encoding carbohydrate ABC transporter permease: MSDAQTPDPTGSDLDDARRGLARRLLTPTVVLLIFIVAFPLVMQIYISLTWWTPLDGDPWYHAWRSWAWVDNYTYLFTDPDLWGSVWRTLLFVAVAVPIEVGLGLALAALFYEGVAARPVLYSLILMPMMIVPAVAGYIFFLIFQQTGPLNAALSTVWPGALDVNWLNDTTRAFIAVVIADVWQWTPLMFLILFAGLMSVPDDQMRAATLLGANWRQRFMRIALPRIKTVIAIAIGLRVIECFKIFDMLFVMTGGGPGVATESLSLFLYKRTFQDLEWSYVAAIGITVLVLLSVLTALIMAAVNRCGGDA, from the coding sequence ATGAGCGATGCACAGACACCTGACCCGACCGGCAGTGACCTTGACGACGCGCGGCGCGGTCTGGCCCGGCGCCTGCTGACACCGACGGTCGTGCTCTTGATTTTCATCGTGGCTTTTCCCCTTGTCATGCAGATCTATATCTCGCTCACATGGTGGACACCGCTGGACGGCGATCCCTGGTATCACGCCTGGCGGTCCTGGGCATGGGTCGACAATTACACGTATCTGTTCACTGATCCCGACCTTTGGGGGTCGGTCTGGCGGACCCTGCTGTTCGTCGCTGTCGCCGTACCGATCGAGGTCGGTCTGGGTCTGGCCCTCGCCGCGCTGTTCTACGAAGGTGTTGCGGCGCGTCCCGTACTTTATTCTCTGATCCTGATGCCGATGATGATCGTGCCTGCGGTGGCAGGCTATATATTCTTCCTGATTTTTCAGCAGACAGGTCCGCTCAACGCTGCCCTCTCAACCGTCTGGCCGGGTGCACTTGATGTTAACTGGCTCAACGACACCACCCGTGCTTTCATCGCGGTTGTGATTGCCGATGTCTGGCAATGGACGCCGCTGATGTTCCTCATTCTCTTTGCCGGTCTGATGAGTGTCCCGGACGATCAGATGCGCGCGGCCACCCTGCTTGGTGCGAACTGGCGTCAGCGATTCATGCGCATTGCGTTACCCCGGATCAAGACGGTGATCGCCATCGCCATTGGCCTGCGCGTCATCGAGTGTTTCAAGATTTTCGACATGCTCTTTGTAATGACCGGCGGCGGGCCGGGTGTGGCCACTGAATCGCTGTCCCTGTTTCTCTATAAGCGGACCTTTCAGGACCTCGAATGGTCCTATGTCGCAGCCATCGGGATCACGGTGCTGGTGCTGCTGTCTGTTTTGACGGCATTGATCATGGCGGCCGTCAACCGGTGCGGGGGGGATGCCTGA
- a CDS encoding Gfo/Idh/MocA family protein, with amino-acid sequence MAIESFGASGAAKRLRLGMVGGGQGAFIGAVHRMAARLDDKFMLVAGALSADAERARASGAELGLDPERTYDSWTDMLEKEAARKDGIDVVSIVTPNHLHYDIAKAFLQKGIHVICDKPMTVTLEESLDLVRTADASGAVFVLTQNNTGYPLVRQARKMVADGTLGDLQVIRTSYVQDWLTTALDAEGQKQAAWRTDPAQAGAGGSIGDIGVHAFNLAAFISGLELEEVCADMRSYVPGRQLDDNANVLLRYKGGATGTLWTSQVAPGNYNRLSIGIYGTKGGLEWVGEDNDNLYYTPFGEPTRCITRGGPGAMDVANAATRMPPRHPEGYIEGFGNVYSNAAEVIWATKEARDPDPMATDVPTVRDGAKGLAFIEACVRSAKDGANWQKVAAVD; translated from the coding sequence ATGGCGATTGAATCATTCGGAGCCTCAGGCGCGGCCAAGCGGCTGCGGCTGGGCATGGTCGGCGGCGGGCAGGGCGCGTTCATCGGTGCGGTGCACCGTATGGCGGCCCGGCTCGACGACAAATTCATGCTGGTGGCGGGTGCGCTTTCGGCAGATGCCGAGCGGGCGCGGGCGTCGGGGGCTGAACTGGGCCTTGACCCCGAACGTACCTATGACAGCTGGACGGACATGCTGGAAAAGGAAGCCGCCCGCAAAGATGGCATTGATGTTGTGTCGATCGTGACACCGAACCACTTGCACTATGACATCGCAAAGGCATTCCTGCAAAAGGGCATCCACGTCATCTGCGACAAACCGATGACCGTGACACTGGAAGAATCCCTCGATCTGGTCAGAACTGCGGACGCGTCCGGGGCAGTGTTCGTGCTGACCCAGAACAACACCGGCTATCCGCTGGTACGTCAGGCGCGCAAGATGGTGGCGGACGGAACCCTCGGGGACCTTCAGGTGATCCGCACGTCCTATGTTCAGGACTGGCTGACCACCGCGCTGGACGCCGAGGGTCAGAAGCAGGCGGCTTGGCGCACCGATCCCGCGCAGGCCGGGGCCGGTGGATCCATCGGCGACATCGGTGTGCACGCCTTCAACCTTGCAGCTTTCATCTCGGGATTGGAGCTGGAGGAGGTCTGCGCCGACATGCGTTCTTATGTGCCGGGTCGGCAGTTGGACGACAACGCGAACGTCCTGCTGCGTTATAAGGGCGGTGCCACGGGGACGCTCTGGACCTCGCAGGTGGCGCCGGGCAACTACAACCGTCTGTCCATCGGAATCTATGGCACCAAGGGCGGGTTGGAATGGGTCGGCGAGGACAACGACAACCTCTACTATACGCCATTTGGCGAACCGACCCGCTGCATAACGCGCGGGGGTCCGGGGGCGATGGACGTGGCCAATGCGGCAACCCGAATGCCACCCCGCCACCCTGAGGGCTATATCGAAGGGTTCGGCAACGTCTATTCGAACGCGGCTGAAGTCATCTGGGCCACCAAGGAAGCGCGTGACCCTGACCCGATGGCGACGGACGTACCCACGGTGCGCGACGGGGCCAAGGGCCTTGCCTTCATCGAAGCCTGTGTACGCTCGGCCAAAGACGGGGCAAACTGGCAAAAGGTTGCGGCGGTCGACTGA
- a CDS encoding ABC transporter ATP-binding protein: protein MAEIHLENVSKSYAGKPALQNVSLTLPDGSFTSIFGPPGAGKSVLLRLLLGLEQVDAGRILFDGRDVTNAAPMARDLAMVFQNLALFPHLTARDNIAFPLRRRGKDEAHITQRIDALTDVLGIGHILQKKPAALSGGERQRVAIGRALSRDAAAYMMDEPIAALDARLRDGMRVELKRLQAELGHTFIYVTHDCDEAMAVADTLAILNAGKIEQTGPPGDVYANPAALAVAELVGAPRPSVLQASTGPEGITCALGTFPGVQGRGPVMMALRPEAVHLTPGGTGPVQAPVRDIERLGAFSIVTVGTADAEIRAITSGDTTLTLGMEVGVDVAADGILLFATDTGVRL, encoded by the coding sequence ATGGCAGAGATACACCTTGAAAACGTCTCCAAATCTTACGCTGGCAAACCCGCGCTGCAGAATGTCAGCCTGACCCTGCCCGATGGCAGCTTCACCTCGATCTTTGGCCCGCCGGGCGCGGGTAAATCGGTTCTGTTACGGCTGCTGCTGGGACTTGAACAGGTCGATGCGGGGCGCATTCTGTTCGACGGGCGGGATGTCACGAACGCAGCTCCCATGGCGCGCGATCTTGCGATGGTCTTTCAGAACCTCGCGCTCTTTCCGCATTTGACGGCGCGCGACAACATCGCCTTTCCCCTGCGCCGCCGTGGCAAGGATGAGGCCCACATCACGCAGCGCATCGACGCGCTGACGGATGTGCTGGGGATCGGGCACATCCTGCAAAAGAAACCCGCTGCCCTGTCGGGTGGCGAGCGCCAGCGCGTGGCCATCGGGCGCGCCCTGTCGCGCGACGCGGCGGCCTATATGATGGACGAGCCGATTGCCGCGCTGGATGCGAGGTTGCGTGACGGGATGCGGGTGGAGTTGAAACGTTTGCAAGCCGAGTTGGGTCATACCTTCATTTACGTCACCCATGACTGCGACGAGGCCATGGCCGTCGCGGATACGCTTGCCATTCTGAACGCAGGCAAGATCGAACAGACCGGGCCGCCGGGCGACGTGTACGCCAATCCGGCGGCACTGGCCGTGGCCGAACTGGTTGGCGCGCCGCGTCCCTCGGTCCTGCAAGCCTCAACCGGACCCGAGGGCATTACCTGCGCGCTTGGCACATTCCCCGGTGTCCAGGGAAGAGGCCCGGTGATGATGGCTCTGCGTCCCGAAGCCGTACATTTGACACCGGGTGGCACTGGTCCCGTTCAGGCACCCGTGCGTGACATCGAACGGCTGGGTGCCTTTTCAATCGTGACGGTCGGCACTGCGGACGCCGAGATCCGCGCCATCACCAGTGGCGATACCACGCTGACCCTTGGCATGGAGGTCGGTGTTGATGTGGCTGCTGATGGCATCCTTCTCTTTGCAACTGATACCGGGGTGCGGTTGTGA
- a CDS encoding AraC family transcriptional regulator — MPRRYAEIYPSSPLLNSDAMRHVSAAALMSVRYFQAEPDSMPEEVFAEHHVLLNLCDTPHRVQNTRDGEMRDFTFYKDEIIVTPAGMKSGWRWFGQSDVIVVTLDPAKVKKFAQSELGIILDTQQFADLPQFSDADLCAAGVMLRDALESDDLTSGVMFEAMSRVLLVKLLQRYGQKRPEEMALSARFTSDHYGQVLGFIRANLDRTISVDDLAGEVGMSPSHFGRVFKETLGQTPMQYVLAYRIEKAVEMMKDASLPLGSIALDCGFADQAHFSRSFKQITGQTPCQYRALSARN; from the coding sequence ATGCCCCGCCGATACGCTGAAATTTATCCGTCTTCGCCGCTGCTGAACAGTGATGCCATGCGTCATGTTTCGGCGGCAGCTTTGATGTCCGTCCGCTATTTTCAAGCCGAACCTGACAGCATGCCAGAGGAGGTTTTTGCGGAACACCATGTGCTGTTGAACCTGTGCGATACGCCGCACCGTGTTCAGAACACGCGGGACGGCGAAATGCGCGATTTCACGTTCTACAAAGACGAAATCATCGTCACGCCAGCGGGAATGAAATCGGGATGGCGTTGGTTCGGTCAATCCGATGTAATCGTCGTGACGCTGGATCCAGCAAAGGTAAAAAAGTTCGCGCAGAGCGAGTTGGGCATCATTCTGGACACACAGCAGTTTGCTGATCTCCCGCAGTTCAGTGATGCCGATCTATGTGCTGCGGGTGTTATGCTGCGCGATGCGCTTGAGAGCGACGATTTGACCTCCGGTGTGATGTTTGAGGCCATGAGCCGCGTCTTGCTGGTGAAACTTTTGCAACGATACGGTCAGAAACGTCCCGAAGAGATGGCGCTGTCTGCCCGCTTCACATCGGATCACTACGGGCAGGTGCTTGGGTTTATCCGCGCCAATCTGGACCGTACGATTTCGGTTGATGATCTGGCTGGTGAAGTTGGCATGTCGCCGTCGCACTTCGGCAGGGTGTTCAAGGAAACGCTGGGTCAGACGCCGATGCAATATGTTCTGGCCTACCGGATCGAAAAGGCCGTCGAGATGATGAAAGACGCAAGTCTCCCGCTGGGCAGTATCGCGCTCGATTGCGGTTTTGCGGATCAGGCGCATTTTTCGCGCAGCTTCAAGCAAATCACAGGCCAGACCCCGTGCCAGTATCGCGCGTTATCGGCGCGTAATTAA
- a CDS encoding aldose 1-epimerase family protein, which translates to MDINEITRRSAHGRALADLKLVTVADGPGTGGRLLQLRTPAGLAADIALDRGGDLLRLSWKGREVGWHSAAMAPHPSPNTDAEHGLGFLRGFDGFIVTCGLDHHGLPAETSADDACYPPRDVHVHPLHGRISTARADLVTKEIDWQAGEIVIRLVIRQTSVFGENFELQRDYRFALEQGDIILTDRVTNRGFRPARHGILYHVNVGFPVLCETARLTGEHWELAKLMEMGALPKDDHVENVDVAPSPPDGQIGLRGGGVDLSLRYDPSCLPVTALWRAFQSGTYALGLEPQTDLSDKGTALLAAGEERGYRLHISVQDTQEDVLP; encoded by the coding sequence ATGGACATCAACGAAATCACGCGTCGTTCCGCACATGGGCGCGCTCTTGCCGATCTGAAACTTGTGACCGTCGCGGATGGTCCGGGCACCGGCGGCAGGTTGCTGCAACTGCGCACGCCCGCCGGGCTTGCCGCCGATATCGCCCTTGACCGCGGGGGTGATCTTCTTCGCCTGTCGTGGAAAGGCCGCGAGGTTGGCTGGCATTCTGCCGCCATGGCCCCGCATCCCTCGCCCAATACGGACGCCGAACATGGTCTTGGATTTCTGCGCGGATTTGATGGTTTCATCGTCACATGCGGATTGGACCACCACGGCCTGCCTGCCGAGACGTCCGCAGACGACGCTTGCTATCCGCCGCGCGATGTTCACGTACACCCTTTGCATGGGCGCATTTCGACCGCCCGCGCTGATCTTGTTACCAAAGAGATCGACTGGCAGGCCGGCGAAATCGTGATACGTCTGGTGATCCGCCAGACATCCGTCTTTGGCGAAAACTTCGAATTGCAGCGGGACTATCGCTTTGCCCTTGAGCAGGGCGATATCATATTGACCGACCGCGTCACCAACCGCGGATTTCGCCCTGCCCGCCATGGTATTCTATATCATGTGAACGTCGGCTTTCCGGTTCTCTGCGAGACCGCGCGTCTTACCGGAGAGCACTGGGAATTGGCCAAGCTGATGGAGATGGGCGCGCTCCCGAAAGATGACCATGTCGAGAATGTCGATGTTGCGCCGTCACCCCCGGATGGTCAGATCGGACTGAGGGGCGGGGGTGTCGATCTGTCGTTGCGCTATGATCCGTCCTGCCTGCCCGTCACGGCGCTGTGGCGTGCTTTCCAGTCCGGGACCTATGCGCTTGGGCTCGAACCACAAACGGATCTTTCAGATAAAGGTACGGCATTGCTGGCAGCCGGTGAAGAGAGGGGCTATAGGTTGCATATTTCTGTTCAGGACACACAAGAGGATGTGCTGCCCTGA